A segment of the Chlorogloeopsis sp. ULAP01 genome:
CGATCGCTTCTTCACCTCCCTCACCTCCCTCTACTCTTTGTCCCCGCGTCTCCTATCTCACCGTGGGTCTTGAGGTATATTTAATGGTTGCCCTGAAGTTTTATAGACTAAAATATCCCATTGCCCATTGTTACTGTACTCAAAAGCAATTCTGCTGCCATCAGCGCTGATTGTGGGATTGCGAACTTCTGCTTGTAGATTGGTAGTTAAATTACGTGATTGTCTTGTTTCTCGGTCGTACAGGAAAATAGCTGTTCGCCCCTGACGAGAAGCAGCAAAAACAATATAACGACCATTGTCTGAAATACTGGGATGAGAGGCGATCGCATCAAAAGAATT
Coding sequences within it:
- a CDS encoding Tol biopolymer transporter periplasmic protein, with the protein product MTKCYIFLPILTLTTLLNGCGGYPRLLSYPFDPGGRSLNSTASELTPQVSGRFIVFTSDRRGSQDVYMFDMVTRSLIDLPGLNSFDAIASHPSISDNGRYIVFAASRQGRTAIFLYDRETRQSRNLTTNLQAEVRNPTISADGSRIAFEYSNNGQWDILVYKTSGQPLNIPQDPR